From the genome of Colletotrichum higginsianum IMI 349063 chromosome 4, whole genome shotgun sequence, one region includes:
- a CDS encoding Amidohydrolase 2 has product MTPAATLTEGEDAVLFPRGGWDTHHHIFDPKSFPYSPKRHLTPPPATIAAFKELKRSLGITRSVLTHGLSYGDDCTSLKAFVSELGAHETAAVGVIDPDKTSDEELRSMHEAGVRGVRVNLYRYDAMEDAERQKVALLAHLKRITGLSLPWSLTMTTTRPGSWDVLEPFVRDVVAEQGIRLVTDHFALLKAPSLLLSADHRADPAKQPGFDAVVRLVRDGHLWVKLSAPYRVSDDGPGYADVRFLVRALVDANKHRVLWGSDWPHTPRMKTRTREAAMTETPFLEVDDEAWLKSLRSWLSDEEWDLMMVRNPSRLFGQ; this is encoded by the exons ATGACCCCCGCAGCGACTCTGACCGAAGGGGAAGATGCGGTTCTGTTCCCGCGAGGGGGATGGGATACTCACCATCACATCTTTGACC CCAAGTCGTTCCCCTACAGCCCGAAGAGACACCTCaccccgccgcccgccaccatcgccgccttcaaAGAGCTGAAGAGAAGCCTCGGCATCACGAGGTCCGTCCTCACCCACGGCCTGTCCTACGGCGACGACTGCACCTCTCTCAAGGCCTTTGTGTCCGAGCTCGGCGCCCAcgagaccgccgccgtcggcgtcatcgacCCGGACAAGACgagcgacgaggagctgcgcaGCATGCACGAGGCCGGTGTTCGGGGCGTCCGGGTCAACCTGTACCGGTACGACGCCATGGAAGACGCCGAGCGACAAAAGGTCGCCCTGCTGGCGCACCTGAAGCGGATCACCGGCCTCTCGTTGCCGTGGAGCctgacgatgacgacgacccgGCCCGGGTCCTGGGACGTACTGGAGCCGTTCGTCcgggacgtcgtcgccgagcaggGCATCCGGTTGGTGACGGACCACTTTGCGCTGCTAAAGGCGCCGAGCCTCCTCCTTTCGGCCGACCACCGGGCCGATCCCGCGAAGCAGCCCGgcttcgacgccgtcgtgAGGCTGGTCAGGGACGGCCACCTCTGGGTGAAGCTGAGCGCGCCGTACCGCGTCAGCGACGACGGGCCGGGCTACGCCGACGTCCGGTTCCTGGTGCGCGCGCTCGTGGACGCGAACAAGCACCGCGTCCTGTGGGGCAGCGACTGGCCGCACACGCCGCGGATGAAGACGCGCACGCGCGAGGCGGCCATGACGGAGACGCCGTTCCTCGaggtggacgacgaggcctGGCTCAAGAGTCTCAGGTCGTGGCTGTCGGACGAGGAGTGGGATCTGATGATGGTCCGGAACCCAAGCCGCCTGTTTGGGCAATGA
- a CDS encoding DlpA domain-containing protein: MSPPRALEALRRFASCDIGDALVKLKYPQGGFLDGIRMFSPGASTRVFGPAVTVQMVEMSDASAPKLDKHFVDHNEDGGIMYIQQPKGLPSACWGGLMSTRAKYLGAQGVVVDGRVRDVGEHNEIGFPVFAQGTSILGSNTFTRASRVNVPLQFKGDLWIHPGDILVGDADGVVVTPLSLVENVVALCQERAEVDERMFVELRKGASMSELMKNIRKDK; the protein is encoded by the exons ATGTCCCCACCACGCGCCCTGGAAGCTCTGCGAAGGTTCGCATCCTGTGAC ATCGGCGACGCTCTTGTGAAGCTCAAGTATCCACAGGGCGGCTTCCTCGACGGGATCCGCATGTTCTCGCCTGGCGCATCGACGCGCGTGTTCGGTCCCGCCGTGACCGTCCAGATGGTCGAGATGAGCGacgcctcggcgccgaagctgGACAAGCACTTTGTCGACCACAACGAGGACGGCGGAATCATGTACATCCAGCAGCCCAAGGGGCTGCCGTCGGCCTGCTGGGGCGGCCTGATGTCCACGAGGGCCAAGTACCTGGGCGCCCAGGGTGTGGTAGTGGATGGCCGGGTGAGGGACGTTGGCGAACACAACGAGATAGGGTTCCCG GTCTTTGCCCAGGGCACCTCCATTCTCGGATCCAACACCTTCACGCGCGCATCACGCGTGAACGTGCCTCTCCAGTTCAAAGGCGACCTCTGGATCCATCCCGGCGATATTCTGGTCGGCGATGCGGATGGCGTTGTCGTGACGCCCTTGTCGCTGGTAGAGAACGTGGTTGCTCTATGCCAGGAGCGCGCCGAGGTTGATGAAAGGATGTTTGTTGAATTGAGGAAGGGAGCGTCGATGAGCGAGCTCATGAAGAATATCAGGAAGGACAAATAG
- a CDS encoding Glycosyl hydrolase family 88 yields the protein MHYHTTWLLAVAGFAALACCEGQGRRYSTWMLDSIKERKQGVISSGAASVFFETGLLSIAIEATVKQYPELKDQYAPYLADVLDVGTASLTNSTYTATRPLDRFSIANAISKISEAGLASVSATVSAASGAINESLALQMRNPEGGMWYYVYPQWSYADGMFSLLPFMASQPRPNYTDINLQMTLLYEHCLQKNSSLTVHGYDYSRTAVWADNDTGASPYVWSRAVGWFIGGLVQTWESLDCPAGKPEAQSVCRQVRQIATQLATSLVRYADPETGVWWQLTTFPGRSGNYLESSSTALFMFSMLKGERLGLFSDSKVDFKKAALKAYDYTVRNFVVDTGNGTVGYDKTVVVCSLNSTASYEYYTQQPILPNSLLGESAFILASLEVERC from the coding sequence ATGCATTACCACACGACCTGGCTCCTGGCCGTAGCCggcttcgccgccctcgcgtGTTGCGAAGGGCAGGGCCGTCGATACTCGACCTGGATGCTCGACAGCATCAAGGAGCGCAAGCAGGGCGTCATATCCTCTGGCGCGGCAAGCGTCTTCTTCGAGACTGGCCTTCtctccatcgccatcgaggccacCGTCAAGCAGTACCCGGAGCTGAAGGACCAGTACGCCCCCTACTTGGcggacgtcctcgacgtcggcactGCCAGCCTGACCAACTCCACGTACACGGCGACGCGGCCCCTGGACCGCTTCTCGATCGCGAATGCCATCAGCAAAATCTCCGAGGCGGGCCTcgcgtccgtctcggccacGGTATCAGCGGCATCGGGCGCCATCAACGAGTCTCTGGCGCTGCAGATGAGGAACCCCGAGGGCGGGATGTGGTATTACGTCTACCCGCAGTGGAGCTACGCCGACGGCATGTTCTCCCTGCTGCCCTTCATGGCGTCCCAGCCACGGCCCAACTACACCGACATCAACCTGCAGATGACCCTGCTTTACGAGCACTGCCTCCAGAAGAACTCCTCGCTGACCGTGCACGGGTACGACTACTCGCGGACAGCCGTATGGGCGGACAACGACACAGGCGCCAGCCCGTACGTTTGGAGTCGCGCCGTGGGCTGGttcatcggcggcctggTCCAGACGTGGGAGTCCCTCGACTGTCCCGCCGGCAAGCCCGAGGCGCAATCAGTCTGCAGGCAGGTTCGGCAGATAGCGACCCAGCTCGCCACGTCGCTGGTCAGATACGCCGATCCGGAAACGGGGGTGTGGTGGCAGCTGACGACGTTTCCGGGACGCAGCGGCAACTACCTCGAGAGCTCCAGCACGGCCCTCTTCATGTTCTCCATGCTCAAGGGCGAGAGGCTCGGCCTGTTCTCCGACTCCAAGGTGGACTTCAAGAAAGCGGCGCTGAAGGCGTACGACTACACGGTCCGCAATttcgtcgtcgacacggGCAACGGGACCGTCGGCTACGACAagacggtggtggtgtgcaGTCTCAACTCCACTGCGTCTTACGAATATTACACCCAGCAGCCGATCTTGCCTAATAGTCTGTTGGGGGAGTCTGCGTTCATCCTGGCTTCCCTGGAGGTGGAGAGGTGCTGA